The following proteins are encoded in a genomic region of Natrinema sp. HArc-T2:
- a CDS encoding YbjQ family protein, producing the protein MELVTTETVPGHEIRESLGIARGNTVKARNVGRDITQSIRNITGGELKAYSELLTDARDEAISRMVADADSMGADAVVNVRLESSEIANGGSEVIAYGTAVRLE; encoded by the coding sequence ATGGAACTCGTCACTACTGAGACGGTCCCCGGTCACGAGATTCGAGAATCGCTTGGCATCGCACGCGGCAACACGGTCAAAGCACGAAACGTCGGTCGCGATATCACACAGTCAATCCGGAATATCACCGGCGGTGAGCTCAAAGCTTACTCGGAGCTGCTGACCGACGCGCGCGACGAAGCGATCTCACGTATGGTCGCGGACGCCGACTCGATGGGTGCCGACGCCGTGGTCAACGTCCGACTCGAGAGTTCCGAGATCGCAAACGGTGGGTCAGAAGTCATCGCGTACGGCACTGCCGTCCGACTCGAGTGA
- a CDS encoding phosphatase PAP2 family protein, with protein MRLKEQSALVRDAVSTEYAEFVVFVTDLGGTTALMLLLAVLFWWSSRRRSALVISYAIAGLALLLALKSLFALPRPPADAMLVPLEDEHTGYGFPSGHAFAATVVYGGLVSAYDRTRDRRALLAAGTLVVLVSLSRVVLGVHYLGDVIVGVLLGIVFIAAMDRLTGGDPTTGFAIALVLSIPAVVIAGGTTDSLLGLGGSIGGLLGSQRLPDLPALRSRLEGFVLLVVGGGFVAVVQVAESLVETVEPLLVVLYAMLLGGIFLAPAAVGRLEVDALESR; from the coding sequence ATGCGACTCAAAGAGCAGAGTGCACTCGTTCGGGATGCTGTCTCCACCGAATACGCGGAGTTCGTCGTCTTCGTGACCGACCTCGGTGGAACGACCGCGCTCATGCTCTTGCTCGCGGTGCTGTTCTGGTGGTCGAGTCGCCGCCGGAGCGCGCTCGTGATCAGTTATGCGATCGCCGGACTGGCGCTTCTGCTGGCACTCAAGTCGCTGTTTGCACTCCCGCGACCGCCGGCAGACGCCATGCTGGTCCCGCTCGAGGACGAACACACTGGCTACGGCTTCCCGAGCGGGCACGCCTTCGCTGCGACCGTCGTCTACGGCGGCCTCGTCTCCGCGTACGATCGGACGCGGGACCGACGGGCGCTGCTGGCTGCCGGGACGCTCGTCGTCCTCGTCTCGCTTTCACGCGTCGTCCTTGGCGTCCACTACCTCGGTGACGTGATCGTCGGTGTGCTCCTCGGCATCGTCTTCATCGCCGCCATGGATCGACTCACGGGCGGCGACCCGACGACCGGCTTCGCGATTGCACTCGTCCTCTCGATTCCCGCAGTCGTCATCGCCGGTGGCACGACCGACTCGCTGCTCGGACTCGGCGGCTCGATCGGGGGCCTGCTGGGTTCACAACGGCTGCCGGACCTGCCAGCGCTGCGATCCCGGCTCGAGGGATTCGTGCTTCTCGTCGTCGGTGGTGGATTCGTGGCCGTCGTTCAGGTGGCCGAATCGCTCGTCGAAACGGTCGAACCGCTGTTGGTCGTGCTCTATGCGATGCTTCTGGGTGGCATCTTCCTCGCTCCGGCTGCCGTCGGTCGGCTCGAGGTTGACGCGCTCGAGTCACGGTGA
- a CDS encoding AAA domain-containing protein produces MYVRGTVADEVDVRSVSTSYGENDLAEVPLRLADDGLEPPGDATPTLGDGGTATVAESHETTTVTLWNKWTESAELLEPGMELLVTNAKEEEYQGETQYATTGDSYVVVEPSFLVSVTSIRNWVECPRLYYLNKLSGVPLNYPVVKGTLVHEVFGDLLRGRDIEESIDARVEERGLQLGLLGETPEAVAEDVRENAKAIEGWLEQGRLTEDDNWRSEQLLISETFGIRGRADAIRRGSPVELKTGKNLKKEPRFKDKVQAACYALLLEEHGGDVDTGTLLYTKNSALDRNEETGDLTPAKDFSMGNGLLKYVVRLRNEIAAMEMSGDIPTGYEADAKCEYCFEQDTCMVVSGRLDQESKAGQIGQPLPEAEREYFERFYRAIEEERREVHREYAKLWEQSAEERADDDRALIDLEFVEKRSLEGGRWELRARREGGATSKLREGDLVLASDGHPVRGDSELARIERLDDEIVLTTDEPVEVTRLDVYPSELTTDRLLVAMHDALLKGDARRKDILFGRAEPEFEDVDETFIDNNERQNEAVTKAVGARDCALIHGPPGTGKTYTIAQAIRAMVERGERVLLSAFTNRAVDNALEATLEQLGDVLDDERVVRVGSESGVRSDMEPYRLERAGDPDDRVAKLQNAQVVAATTATCGSRVMKEQAFDVALVDEAAQLTEPGTCAAINLAERFVLVGDHEQLPPVVRAENDLSESLFERLVDLYLDAGVMLDRQYRMNQRIQAFASTEFYDGQLRPATPSVAGRTLDDLEGVSRDALPPKLQDPVSFVDVTGDPSRYTDSEEAKRIAELIESYEAAGLERSEIGVIAPFRAQVSEISKHVPDDVAVDTVDRFQGSSQEVIIVSFTATGTLEGPIFEDYRRINVALTRPKRALVLVGDSSALASDPVYERMLAWARR; encoded by the coding sequence GTGTACGTACGCGGAACCGTCGCTGACGAGGTCGACGTGCGGTCGGTGTCGACGAGCTACGGCGAGAATGACCTCGCCGAGGTGCCGCTTCGACTGGCCGACGACGGTCTCGAGCCGCCCGGCGACGCCACACCGACACTCGGCGATGGCGGGACGGCGACCGTCGCGGAGAGCCACGAGACCACGACGGTGACGCTCTGGAACAAGTGGACGGAGTCGGCCGAATTGCTCGAGCCGGGAATGGAGTTGCTCGTGACCAATGCCAAGGAGGAGGAGTACCAGGGAGAGACGCAGTACGCGACGACGGGCGACTCCTACGTCGTCGTCGAACCCTCCTTTCTGGTCAGCGTCACGTCGATCCGCAACTGGGTCGAGTGTCCCCGCCTGTACTACCTGAACAAGCTCTCGGGCGTGCCGCTGAACTACCCCGTTGTGAAGGGGACGCTCGTCCACGAGGTCTTCGGCGATCTCCTGCGGGGCCGGGACATAGAGGAGTCGATCGACGCCCGCGTCGAGGAACGCGGCCTCCAACTCGGCCTGCTGGGCGAGACGCCCGAGGCCGTCGCTGAGGACGTCCGTGAGAACGCCAAAGCGATCGAAGGCTGGCTCGAGCAGGGCAGGCTCACTGAGGACGATAACTGGCGCTCCGAGCAGTTGCTCATCAGCGAAACGTTCGGTATCCGTGGGCGAGCCGACGCGATCCGACGGGGTTCGCCGGTCGAACTCAAGACGGGGAAGAACCTGAAGAAAGAACCGCGGTTCAAGGACAAGGTCCAGGCCGCCTGTTACGCGCTGTTGCTTGAGGAACACGGCGGCGACGTCGACACCGGCACGTTGCTCTACACGAAGAACTCGGCGCTCGATCGCAACGAGGAGACCGGCGACCTCACCCCTGCGAAGGACTTCTCGATGGGCAACGGGCTCCTAAAATACGTCGTCCGCCTGCGCAACGAGATCGCGGCGATGGAGATGTCGGGCGACATCCCGACGGGCTACGAGGCCGACGCGAAGTGCGAATACTGCTTCGAGCAGGACACCTGCATGGTCGTCTCCGGTCGGCTCGATCAGGAGTCCAAGGCCGGCCAGATCGGCCAGCCGCTGCCCGAGGCAGAACGCGAGTACTTCGAGCGCTTCTATCGCGCGATCGAGGAGGAACGCCGCGAGGTCCACCGCGAGTACGCCAAGCTCTGGGAACAGAGCGCCGAAGAACGGGCCGACGACGACCGCGCGCTGATCGACCTCGAGTTCGTCGAAAAGCGGTCGCTCGAAGGTGGCCGCTGGGAACTCAGAGCGCGCCGTGAGGGCGGGGCAACGTCGAAGCTCCGGGAGGGCGACCTCGTCCTCGCAAGCGACGGCCACCCGGTTCGCGGCGACTCCGAGTTGGCACGGATCGAGCGGTTAGACGACGAGATCGTCCTCACGACGGACGAGCCGGTCGAAGTAACGCGACTCGACGTCTATCCTTCCGAGCTGACGACCGACCGGCTGCTCGTCGCGATGCACGATGCGCTCCTGAAAGGCGACGCGCGACGCAAGGATATCCTGTTCGGGCGCGCGGAACCCGAGTTTGAGGACGTAGACGAGACGTTCATCGACAACAACGAGCGCCAGAACGAGGCCGTGACGAAGGCCGTCGGCGCGCGAGACTGTGCGCTAATCCACGGCCCGCCGGGCACCGGGAAGACCTACACCATCGCCCAGGCCATCCGTGCGATGGTCGAGCGCGGCGAGCGCGTCCTGCTGTCGGCCTTTACGAACCGCGCCGTCGATAACGCGCTCGAGGCCACCCTCGAGCAATTAGGTGACGTGCTCGACGACGAGCGGGTCGTCCGCGTCGGCTCTGAAAGCGGCGTCCGCTCGGACATGGAACCGTACCGGCTCGAGCGGGCCGGCGATCCCGACGACCGCGTCGCGAAACTGCAGAACGCACAGGTCGTTGCGGCGACGACTGCGACCTGCGGTTCACGGGTCATGAAAGAGCAGGCCTTCGACGTGGCGCTGGTCGACGAGGCCGCCCAGCTCACCGAGCCCGGGACCTGTGCGGCGATCAACTTAGCCGAGCGGTTCGTCCTCGTCGGCGATCACGAGCAGCTCCCGCCCGTCGTGCGCGCCGAGAACGATCTTTCCGAGTCGCTGTTCGAGCGCCTCGTCGACCTGTATCTCGACGCCGGCGTCATGCTCGACCGCCAGTACCGGATGAACCAGCGCATCCAGGCCTTCGCCTCCACGGAGTTCTACGACGGCCAGCTTCGGCCCGCGACGCCGTCGGTCGCGGGACGGACGCTCGACGATCTTGAGGGCGTCTCTCGCGACGCGCTGCCCCCAAAGTTACAGGATCCGGTCTCGTTCGTCGACGTTACGGGCGACCCGAGCCGGTATACCGACAGCGAGGAAGCCAAACGGATCGCCGAGTTGATCGAGTCGTACGAGGCCGCCGGCCTCGAGCGCTCCGAAATCGGCGTCATCGCGCCCTTCCGTGCGCAGGTCTCGGAGATCTCGAAGCACGTCCCCGACGATGTCGCCGTCGACACCGTCGACCGCTTCCAGGGCTCGAGTCAGGAGGTCATCATCGTCTCCTTTACGGCGACAGGCACGCTCGAGGGGCCGATCTTCGAGGACTACCGCCGAATCAACGTTGCGTTGACCCGGCCCAAACGCGCGCTGGTGCTGGTCGGCGACTCGTCGGCACTCGCGTCCGATCCGGTCTACGAGCGCATGCTCGCGTGGGCGCGACGGTAA
- a CDS encoding zinc-dependent metalloprotease: MNLYRSARAVAGASGDDAIDWRSAADAAKAATDPGALELEPGEREGYARDVRDARAAVRAVSGADFDVPETIEIQNRHHWIDANVATFERVMGALETHTGAFPGVARTINTGTMTVLLAFLGRNVLGQYDPLLLADMPDDDHALYFIRPNIRNAADTLGVDADRFRRWIAFHEVTHAAEFGAAPWLSDHLEARMEEGIATLSEGSFDREAFRDLDAAMTVVEGYAELLMDHAFDEEYEDLRRKLDERRQGRGPLQRLFRRLLGLGLKQRQYERGKNFFEHVVAVRDLETAGLVWEQPENLPTHDELDAPELWIRRVDR; this comes from the coding sequence GTGAATCTCTATCGTAGCGCCCGGGCCGTTGCCGGGGCGTCCGGTGACGATGCGATCGACTGGCGATCGGCTGCCGACGCCGCTAAAGCGGCAACCGATCCCGGCGCGCTCGAGCTCGAACCCGGCGAGCGCGAGGGCTATGCCCGCGACGTTCGGGACGCGCGTGCGGCTGTGCGGGCGGTCTCCGGTGCCGACTTCGACGTGCCCGAGACGATCGAGATCCAGAATCGCCACCACTGGATCGACGCCAACGTCGCCACCTTCGAGCGGGTCATGGGTGCCCTCGAGACCCACACCGGCGCGTTCCCCGGCGTCGCCCGGACGATCAACACGGGGACGATGACTGTCCTACTTGCCTTCCTCGGGCGGAACGTCTTGGGGCAGTACGATCCCCTCTTGCTGGCCGACATGCCCGACGACGATCACGCGCTGTATTTCATCCGACCGAACATCCGCAACGCCGCCGACACGCTCGGCGTCGACGCCGACCGGTTCCGCCGCTGGATCGCCTTCCACGAGGTGACTCATGCCGCCGAGTTCGGGGCTGCACCGTGGCTTTCGGACCATCTCGAGGCCCGCATGGAAGAGGGCATCGCCACCCTCTCGGAGGGCTCGTTCGACCGCGAGGCGTTCCGCGACCTTGACGCCGCGATGACTGTCGTCGAAGGCTATGCCGAACTCCTGATGGATCACGCCTTCGACGAGGAGTACGAGGACCTGCGGCGCAAACTCGACGAGCGCCGGCAGGGTCGGGGTCCCCTCCAGCGGCTGTTCCGTCGGCTGCTCGGTCTCGGACTCAAACAGCGCCAGTACGAACGCGGGAAGAACTTCTTCGAACATGTCGTCGCCGTCCGCGATCTCGAGACGGCAGGTCTCGTCTGGGAGCAACCGGAGAACCTGCCGACCCACGACGAACTCGACGCGCCGGAACTGTGGATTCGACGCGTCGATCGCTGA
- the tnpA gene encoding IS200/IS605 family transposase, producing MVKSTRHAKYELYYHIVFVPKYRHSYLTGKTKERLETIFEEVCEDKDLELAESEVMPDHVHLFIGSPPKNAPSLIVNWVKGISARKYNQRYDDRVKWTRSYYVGTAGSASKEAIEQYIAEQEGEDA from the coding sequence ATGGTAAAGAGTACCCGTCACGCGAAATACGAACTCTACTACCACATAGTGTTCGTGCCGAAGTATCGGCATTCATATCTGACGGGGAAGACGAAGGAACGTCTCGAAACCATCTTCGAGGAAGTCTGTGAAGACAAAGACCTCGAACTGGCCGAGTCCGAGGTCATGCCCGACCACGTACACCTGTTCATCGGGAGTCCACCCAAGAACGCCCCGTCACTCATCGTCAACTGGGTCAAGGGCATCTCGGCGCGGAAGTATAACCAGCGGTACGACGACCGCGTGAAGTGGACTCGTTCCTACTACGTTGGTACGGCGGGAAGTGCCTCGAAGGAGGCCATCGAACAATACATCGCTGAACAGGAAGGTGAGGACGCATGA
- a CDS encoding RNA-guided endonuclease InsQ/TnpB family protein has product MKRVNTFKVVPQTENDKECLLRLLDASASLWNGLTYERRQNYFGDGDVWDTSEYRGQYNGVVGSATVQQVTRKNSEAWRSFFALKEKGEYANPPSYWGNEEDGRELRTYIRCNQYTIQWGKRSRLEIPVGQELKDEYGLGYHERLRLEVRGNPKWDGEQGRLELEYDEVSDTFRAFQPVTVDDSRLDSPLASHEAALDVGANNLVACSTTTGNQYLYDGRELFGRFRETTGEIARLQSKLQERRYSSNRIRRLYRQRTKRRDHAQNALVRNLVERLYDEGVTTVYVGDLTDVLETHWSVRVNEKTHNFWAFKKFIHRLACVCEEYGISLEAESEAWTSQTCPECGDHDATIRHEDTLTCPCGFEGHADLTASETFLREHSDCEIRPMARPVRFEWDDHDWSGKPHPHESPKELRTNPQVASVGR; this is encoded by the coding sequence ATGAAGCGCGTCAATACCTTCAAAGTGGTTCCACAGACCGAGAATGACAAAGAGTGCCTTCTACGACTACTCGACGCCTCCGCTTCGCTGTGGAACGGGCTGACCTACGAACGTCGTCAGAACTATTTTGGAGACGGCGACGTGTGGGACACTTCCGAATACCGTGGACAGTACAACGGTGTCGTCGGTAGTGCGACCGTCCAACAGGTCACACGCAAGAACAGCGAAGCGTGGCGATCGTTCTTCGCCCTCAAGGAGAAAGGCGAGTACGCCAACCCACCGTCGTACTGGGGCAACGAGGAGGATGGACGCGAACTTCGTACCTACATTCGGTGCAACCAGTACACGATTCAGTGGGGCAAGCGTAGCCGTCTCGAAATTCCTGTTGGGCAAGAACTGAAAGACGAATACGGACTCGGCTACCACGAACGACTCCGCCTCGAAGTCCGAGGTAACCCGAAATGGGACGGCGAACAAGGTCGTCTGGAACTTGAGTACGACGAAGTGAGCGACACGTTCAGGGCTTTCCAACCAGTCACCGTCGATGATTCTCGACTGGATTCACCACTGGCTTCTCACGAAGCCGCCCTCGACGTTGGCGCAAACAATCTCGTTGCCTGTTCCACGACCACAGGGAACCAGTACCTCTACGACGGTCGGGAGTTGTTCGGACGGTTCCGCGAGACGACTGGCGAAATCGCCCGCCTACAGTCAAAACTCCAAGAGAGACGCTACTCCTCGAACCGGATTCGACGGCTGTACCGACAGCGGACGAAACGTCGTGACCACGCACAGAACGCGCTGGTGCGCAACCTCGTTGAACGGCTGTACGACGAGGGCGTGACGACAGTGTACGTAGGCGACTTGACCGACGTGCTGGAAACGCACTGGTCGGTCAGGGTGAACGAGAAGACGCACAACTTCTGGGCGTTCAAGAAGTTCATCCACCGCCTCGCGTGTGTCTGTGAGGAGTACGGCATCAGTCTCGAAGCCGAGTCGGAAGCGTGGACGAGTCAGACGTGTCCCGAGTGTGGCGACCACGACGCGACGATTCGCCACGAAGATACGCTGACGTGCCCATGCGGTTTCGAGGGGCACGCCGACCTCACAGCGTCAGAGACATTCCTTCGAGAACACAGCGATTGCGAAATCAGGCCGATGGCACGGCCCGTGCGATTCGAGTGGGACGACCACGACTGGTCGGGGAAACCACACCCTCACGAAAGTCCCAAAGAACTGCGCACAAACCCGCAAGTTGCCTCCGTGGGTCGGTAG